A single window of Doryrhamphus excisus isolate RoL2022-K1 chromosome 5, RoL_Dexc_1.0, whole genome shotgun sequence DNA harbors:
- the LOC131129998 gene encoding uncharacterized protein LOC131129998 isoform X2, with protein MGKGQSKQRKKVIDSLECKDWIMVEKQDPDALKPLPYWIKQYGFNGKLSTAGIKDLQQKIRNKTNCKEKQMNKEGIQHTFVWMKIAGQREAGEKRARQAKIDKKEQERQQQERDKKQEQECREQDKTTTLFHRKEDDEYVGPYREAREMLDRRSPKEEGNKPPVYSPPSAAMLHPTAPDAPYTRSQGTVGDWTKKMVTGRENMFSPETSRLPENTPPPEDLCPLIELPNPRAGQKGEDLTIRVFRTWTKDDIKKALEGIPSPKEDIAECVTQMENIRQSYHLNGTEVQQVWMTLLGPDWFHVKGGYTPADDDGRPFAPHSMALRLQLEPLIERVITRFRKRANYTEIGRCKQKPDESFEDYRTRLEKVFRANSGLPYNDEETGPYKQQLKNALHAGTKTEISQWVAKHYINLPSGNLEEYITHATHAEKVTKNKQKKEAQDTFHIGESEVYYQKSTNRGRGRGQYRGRGGRGRNGGRGRLPYFGRPNVCWTCGKPGHFSRECTRTHSTSPNESMSA; from the coding sequence ATGGGAAAAGGGCAAAGTAAACAACGTAAAAAAGTAATAGACAGTCTAGAATGCAAAGATTGGATAATGGTAGAAAAACAGGATCCAGATGCGTTAAAACCGTTACCGTATTGGATAAAACAATATGGTTTTAATGGCAAACTGTCTACGGCAGGAATAAAAGACTTACAGCAAAAaatcagaaacaaaacaaactgtaaggaaaaacaaatgaacaaagaagGTATTCAGCATACTTTTGTATGGATGAAAATAGCAGGACAGAGAGAGGCAGGTGAAAAAAGAGCAAGGCAGGCTAAAATAGATAAGAAGGAACAGGAGAGGCAGCAACAGGAGAGagataaaaaacaagaacaagaatGTAGGGAGCAAGACAAAACAACCACATTGTTTCACAGAAAAGAAGATGATGAGTATGTAGGGCCGTACAGAGAGGCAAGAGAAATGTTAGACAGAAGGTCACCAAAAGAGGAAGGTAATAAACCACCAGTTTATTCGCCTCCTAGTGCAGCTATGTTACATCCTACTGCCCCAGATGCGCCTTATACTAGATCGCAGGGCACTGTAGGTGATTGGACAAAGAAAATGGTAACTGGTAGAGAAAACATGTTCTCTCCGGAAACATCTCGTCTACCAGAAAATACACCTCCACCGGAAGATCTTTGTCCCCTCATTGAATTACCAAACCCCAGAGCAGGTCAAAAAGGTGAAGATTTGACAATTAGGGTTTTTAGGACCTGGACAAAAGATGACATCAAGAAGGCCCTTGAGGGGATACCCTCTCCCAAAGAGGACATAGCTGAATGTGTGACTCAAATGGAAAATATAAGACAATCCTACCATCTGAATGGAACGGAAGTTCAACAGGTCTGGATGACCCTCTTGGGACCCGACTGGTTTCATGTGAAAGGGGGTTACACTCCAGCTGATGACGATGGTAGACCATTTGCTCCACATTCTATGGCATTACGCCTTCAACTAGAACCACTCATAGAAAGAGTGATTACCAGATTCCGCAAAAGGGCAAACTACACTGAGATAGGTAGATGCAAACAGAAACCAGACGAATCCTTTGAGGATTATCGTACTAGGTTAGAAAAAGTGTTCAGGGCAAACAGTGGGTTACCTTATAATGATGAAGAGACGGGCCCTTacaaacaacaactaaaaaatgCCTTACATGCAGGTACTAAAACTGAAATCAGTCAGTGGGTAGCGAAGCATTATATAAATCTTCCATCAGGTAACCTGGAAGAGTATATCACACATGCAACTCACGCAGAAAAAGttactaaaaacaaacaaaagaaagaagcaCAGGATACCTTTCACATAGGAGAAAGTGAGGTGTACTATCAAAAGAGTACTAACaggggaagaggaagaggtCAGTATAGAGGTCGGGGAGGACGAGGAAGGAATGGAGGACGTGGGAGATTACCATATTTTGGGAGACCGAATGTTTGTTGGACATGCGGGAAACCTGGACATTTCTCACGGGAATGTACTCGTACTCACAGTACCTCCCCAAATGAGTCAATGTCAGCATGA